The following coding sequences are from one Diadema setosum chromosome 9, eeDiaSeto1, whole genome shotgun sequence window:
- the LOC140232998 gene encoding U6 snRNA phosphodiesterase 1-like — translation MAGLKALRSYESESSSNDDDSEHGVIHHQIKKRKLNDSSKTAGIPQPTLELPPEILSMFGSSRHPAEASDPSNHRGRIRSFDHVPGNWATYIYIPAESSNLRNLAELLMTHLPKGTTFEPSDDLHISLSRTVCLQYHWIEPFTKSLSGLIAATRSFKCHLERVDIYTNDEKTRTFLGLKVGAGHDTLCDLVALSDECLSEFSLPCFYKNPSFHISFCWCVGDVSAKFDAASLRSLQDKLLSYDGSLTVDAREIHCKSGCKKFVFPLG, via the exons ATGGCTGGACTAAAGGCGCTGAGATCTTACGAGAGTGAAAGCAGTTCTAACGATGATGACAGCGAACATGGCGTCATTCATCATCAGATAAAGAAGCGAA AGCTGAATGACTCTTCGAAGACTGCTGGCATCCCTCAGCCAACGCTGGAACTCCCTCCAGAAATCCTGTCGATGTTTGGATCGTCCAGGCACCCGGCTGAGGCTAGTGATCCAAGCAATCACCGAGGCAGGATTCGAAGCTTTGATCACGTTCCAGGCAACTGGGCCACATACATCTACATTCCTG CTGAGAGCTCCAATCTACGTAATTTGGCGGAGTTGCTCATGACTCATCTGCCGAAAGGGACGACCTTTGAACCCAGCGATGACCTTCACATCAGCCTATCGCGCACTGTCTGTTTGCAGTACCACTGGATCGAGCCCTTCACCAAGTCGCTGTCTGGTCTGATTGCCGCTACACGTTCCTTCAAGTGTCATTTAGAGAGGGTAGACATCTACACCAATGACGAGAAAACCAG GACGTTCCTGGGTTTGAAAGTCGGTGCAGGCCATGACACACTTTGCGATCTGGTGGCCCTCTCTGATGAATGTCTCTCGGAATTCTCCCTGCCTTGCTTCTACAAG AATCCATCCTTTCACATAAGTTTCTGCTGGTGTGTTGGAGACGTGTCGGCCAAGTTTGATGCAGCCAGCTTACGCAGTCTACAG GATAAGCTTCTCAGCTATGATGGCAGCTTGACTGTCGATGCGAGGGAGATCCACTGCAAGAGTGGCTGCAAAAAATTTGTTTTCCCACTCGGATGA